From the Chitinolyticbacter meiyuanensis genome, one window contains:
- the cyoE gene encoding heme o synthase, which yields MLRTLTATPRLADFWALGKPRVVALITFCAAVGSALAGPAWTELPRVLVSLVGIALVAMGAAAVNCLVERDRDAEMRRTQARPLVRGSLTRLDAALYAALLTGSGLWLTASFGNTLTALLTLATFFGYAVVYTRWLKPATPQNIVIGGAAGAMPPVLGWAAVSNTVSPEAAVMFLMIYTWTPPHFWALALYRELDYAKAGLPMLPVTHGAAFTRQTIVLYAVMLAAVCLLPFVIGMSSWLYLAVAAWFNYGFIARSLKLYRSGDETVARGLFLYSIKYLAWVFGALVLDRAGHMLWQQWM from the coding sequence ATGCTCAGAACGCTTACCGCTACGCCCCGGCTCGCTGATTTCTGGGCGCTGGGCAAACCGCGCGTCGTTGCGCTGATCACTTTCTGTGCGGCCGTCGGCAGCGCACTGGCAGGCCCGGCTTGGACGGAGCTGCCGCGTGTGCTGGTGTCGCTGGTCGGCATCGCGCTGGTGGCAATGGGTGCCGCTGCGGTGAACTGCCTGGTCGAGCGCGATCGCGACGCCGAGATGCGTCGCACCCAGGCGCGGCCGCTGGTGCGCGGCTCGCTGACCCGGCTCGATGCGGCACTCTATGCGGCGCTGCTCACCGGCAGCGGTCTGTGGCTGACCGCAAGCTTCGGCAACACGCTGACCGCACTGCTGACGCTGGCCACCTTCTTCGGCTATGCCGTGGTCTACACCCGCTGGCTCAAGCCCGCCACGCCGCAGAACATCGTGATCGGCGGTGCCGCCGGCGCCATGCCGCCGGTGCTGGGCTGGGCCGCGGTCAGCAATACCGTGTCGCCCGAGGCGGCGGTGATGTTTTTGATGATCTACACCTGGACCCCGCCGCACTTCTGGGCGCTGGCGCTGTATCGCGAGCTCGACTACGCCAAGGCCGGTCTGCCGATGCTGCCGGTCACCCATGGCGCCGCCTTCACCCGCCAGACCATCGTGCTGTACGCGGTGATGCTGGCGGCGGTATGCCTGCTGCCCTTCGTCATCGGCATGAGCAGCTGGCTCTACCTCGCGGTGGCGGCCTGGTTCAACTACGGCTTCATCGCGCGCAGCCTCAAGCTGTATCGCAGCGGCGATGAAACGGTGGCGCGCGGGCTGTTCCTCTACTCGATCAAGTACCTGGCCTGGGTGTTCGGCGCGCTGGTGCTCGACCGGGCTGGCCACATGCTGTGGCAGCAGTGGATGTGA